A genomic window from Dermacentor silvarum isolate Dsil-2018 chromosome 9, BIME_Dsil_1.4, whole genome shotgun sequence includes:
- the LOC119463412 gene encoding uncharacterized protein LOC119463412 isoform X6, which yields MAPSLRSSAKVPRRAARLATARIEQSSLKYKLLIRQSQWPSSGDLSSQRGVQPSNLQHATQKVPRPTGDSSTQKVPKAVGSHLENSDDDVDVPAQSSKKPKSQESPDRVLQQPVLKSDTEYSDDVDDLVQSRNAKLQKLRDTVPKKPMSKSDAEESDDVDDLAQSKKPGSQESQKVPRKTVLKSDTDDVAHPTHSKKAKLQKSCDRGPQKTVLKSDTEYSDDVDDPTHCKKVKLQKSSDRGPRKTVLKSDTENSDDVDDPTHCKKAKLQKSSDRGPRKTVLKSDTEDSDDIDDPTHSKKAKLQKSCDRGPRKTVLKSDTEDSDDVDDPTHSEEVKSKKLPDQVPRKPTLRSINRANRGMQLRQPGKVDLKRSSRLAGKLKEPQNTCLQCKHSLGETAQTSKGHRATFKPISSSSGITPQAHEQVPAGIWHSTTMTIGLPLFRKPDGKTRNRQYKCSVKGCPHTSNDHIGFWLFSLPDEEDEASLHSAWLQSVPIDLDINRPLSPRVCFKHFDVKKDFVSVCKRMVGLKPTAVPSKVPRKGHQSQSMTAAEATQKLEFTIDTDVGRGSQTTTATDRGNELESTTVVAMNHESRPTTGAGKGQESEPVSIVGTAQESQTMTAASMDSESQCTSAITSPPELASDSNSKSAAESWPTLQASPAQLTGENSGAGQLKKDDVCASPVSGSTESTEAAKHCPTVITESLLQTEDTNTGACEPLASGSDSKKCGSTESTEAAKHCPTVVTESLLQTEDTNTGTCEPLASDSDSKKCGSTESTEAAKHCPTVVTESLLQTEDTNTGTCEPLASDSDLKKCGSTESTEAAKHCPTVVTESLLQTEDTNTGTCEPLASDSDSKKCGSTESTEAAKHCPTVVTESLLQTEGTNTGTCEPLASDSDSEKCGSTESTKAAKHCPTVVTESLLQTEDTNTGTCEPLASDSDSEKCGSTESTKAAKHCPTIVTESLLQTEGPNTGTCEPLVSDSDSEKCALESVPMQATNGSKPEEQKRDGACSLASHGPVDDAGSTTASHCASPEGNRDSDVDSNVCGLPKCVPKKMCDALTQPVLVTDNETQDAMLSKLQIDLEAPPQVSKDAVASSVSVQMCSTNKRADASNDRMDKEGMKITTERHNLDPQHVKSDHKSDASITAIRTAAKVHPTLDAPTKPLLRKEVTVSNVAMLSRGPSNLVHSINSEMKRNEQDGICKSRLPNFFSQSYGSDRRDDRHVSSHAFNLPVVKAAVDAKSWPNVSEEPSASCSAIVRHRPDFPGGSSTDEAEKSKPTNPATASHLFDPSQGRYVLKKEVLQDGDELGMSAVLCTVVWVPKGGAN from the exons ATGGCCCCTTCCCTTCGCAGCTCAG CGAAGGTTCCCAGACGAGCGGCACGACTTGCGACTGCCAGGATAGAGCAGTCAAGCCTCAAGTATAAGTTGCTAATCAGACAATCGCAGTGGCCGAGCAGCGGAGATCTTTCCAGCCAGAGAGGCGTCCAGCCTTCAAACCTGCAACATGCCACGCAGAAGGTACCGAGACCTACTGGTGATTCCTCCACTCAGAAGGTTCCCAAAGCCGTTGGCAGTCATCTCGAAAACTCCGACGATGATGTTGATGTCCCTGCCCAAAGCAGCAAGAAGCCAAAGTCACAAGAATCACCTGATAGGGTGCTGCAGCAACCTGTGCTGAAGTCAGACACCGAATATTCTGATGATGTTGACGACCTGGTCCAAAGCAGGAACGCTAAGTTACAAAAATTGCGTGATACAGTGCCAAAGAAACCCATGTCCAAGTCAGACGCTGAAGAATCTGATGATGTTGATGACCTGGCCCAAAGCAAGAAGCCAGGGTCACAGGAATCACAGAAGGTGCCACGTAAAACCGTGCTCAAGTCAGACACTGATGACGTTGCTCACCCAACCCACAGCAAGAAGGCAAAGTTACAAAAATCATGTGATAGGGGACCACAGAAAACCGTGCTCAAGTCAGACACCGAATACTCTGATGACGTTGACGACCCAACCCACTGCAAGAAGGTAAAGTTACAAAAATCAAGTGATAGGGGGCCACGGAAAACCGTGCTCAAGTCAGACACCGAAAACTCTGATGACGTTGACGACCCAACCCACTGCAAGAAGGCAAAGTTACAAAAATCAAGTGATAGGGGGCCACGGAAAACCGTGCTCAAGTCAGACACCGAAGACTCTGACGACATTGATGACCCAACCCACAGCAAGAAGGCAAAGTTACAAAAGTCATGTGATAGGGGGCCACGGAAAACCGTGCTCAAGTCAGACACAGAAGACTCTGATGACGTGGACGACCCAACCCACAGCGAGGAGGTAAAATCAAAGAAATTGCCTGATCAGGTGCCACGAAAACCTACACTCAGGTCGATTAACAGAGCCAATCGCGGCATGCAATTAAGACAGCCTGGGAAGGTAGACCTTAAGAGATCCAGCAGGCTTGCTGGGAAGCTGAAAGAGCCACAGAACACTTGCCTGCAATGCAAACACAGCCTAGGGGAAACGGCACAAACTAGCAAAGGTCATAGGGCAACGTTCAAGCCGATCAGCAGCAGTTCAG GCATCACCCCACAAGCACACGAACAAGTTCCTGCTGGCATCTGGCACAGTACAACAATGACCATTGGGCTGCCGCTTTTTAGGAAACCGGA TGGCAAGACGAGGAACCGCCAATACAAGTGCTCCGTGAAAGGATGCCCGCACACCTCCAATGATCATATCGGCTTCTGGCTCTTCTCTCTCCCCGATGAAGAAGATGAGGCATCACTGCATTCTGCATGGCTGCAAAGCGTGCCTATTGACTTGGATATCAACAGGCCACTCAGCCCACGTGTGTGCTTTAAGCACTTTGACGTAAAAAAGGACTTTGTGTCGGTGTGCAAACGTATGGTTGGACTCAAGCCAACCGCTGTCCCCTCCAAAGTACCACGAAAGGGCCACCAGAGTCAGTCCATGACAGCTGCTGAAGCAACACAGAAATTAGAGTTCACAATTGACACTGACGTGGGACGTGGATCACAGACCACTACAGCCACTGACAGGGGAAATGAGCTTGAGTCGACTACTGTGGTTGCAATGAACCACGAATCTCGACCTACGACTGGTGCAGGAAAGGGACAGGAATCTGAGCCCGTGTCTATTGTTGGCACAGCGCAGGAGTCGCAGACCATGACTGCTGCTAGCATGGACTCAGAATCACAGTGTACAAGTGCTATCACTTCTCCCCCAGAATTAGCATCAGACAGTAACTCAAAGTCTGCAGCTGAATCGTGGCCCACTCTCCAAGCTTCTCCAGCGCAGTTGACAGGGGAGAATTCAGGGGCAGGACAGCTGAAGAAGGATGATGTTTGTGCTAGTCCAGTATCAGGAAGTACAGAGAGTACAGAAGCAGCCAAGCACTGTCCCACAGTCATCACAGAGTCCCTTCTTCAGACAGAAG ATACAAACACTGGAGCCTGCGAACCTCTGGCCTCTGGCAGTGATTCGAAGAAATGTGGAAGTACAGAGAGTACAGAAGCAGCCAAGCACTGTCCCACAGTCGTCACAGAGTCCCTTCTTCAGACAGAAGATACAAACACTGGAACCTGCGAACCTCTGGCCTCTGACAGTGATTCGAAGAAATGTGGAAGTACAGAGAGTACAGAAGCAGCCAAGCACTGTCCCACAGTCGTCACAGAGTCCCTTCTTCAGACAGAAGATACAAACACTGGAACCTGCGAACCTCTGGCCTCTGACAGTGATTTGAAGAAATGTGGAAGTACAGAGAGTACAGAAGCAGCCAAGCACTGTCCCACAGTCGTCACAGAGTCCCTTCTTCAGACAGAAGATACAAACACTGGAACCTGCGAACCTCTGGCCTCTGACAGTGATTCGAAGAAATGTGGAAGTACAGAGAGTACAGAAGCAGCCAAGCACTGTCCCACAGTCGTCACAGAGTCCCTTCTTCAGACAGAAGGTACAAACACTGGAACCTGCGAACCTCTGGCCTCTGACAGTGATTCGGAGAAATGTGGAAGTACAGAGAGTACAAAAGCAGCCAAGCACTGTCCCACAGTCGTCACAGAGTCCCTTCTTCAGACAGAAGATACAAACACTGGAACCTGCGAACCTCTGGCCTCTGACAGTGATTCGGAGAAATGTGGAAGTACAGAGAGTACAAAAGCAGCCAAGCACTGTCCCACAATCGTCACAGAGTCCCTTCTTCAGACAGAAGGTCCAAACACTGGAACCTGCGAACCTCTGGTCTCTGACAGTGATTCGGAGAAATGTGCCCTTGAATCTGTTCCCATGCAGGCCACCAATGGGTCAAAGCCGGAGGAACAGAAGCGAGATGGTGCCTGTTCTTTGGCCAGTCACGGTCCCGTTGATGATGCAGGCAGCACTACTGCTAGCCATTGTGCAAGCCCAGAAGGCAACCGCGACTCTGATGTCGATTCGAATGTGTGTGGGCTGCCGAAGTGTGTTCCTAAGAAAATGTGCGATGCTTTGACTCAACCTGTTTTAGTTACTGACAATGAGACACAAGATGCCATGCTCAGCAAATTACAAATTGACTTAGAGGCACCGCCACAAGTATCAAAAGATGCTGTAGCATCCTCTGTATCTGTGCAGATGTGTTCTACAAATAAGCGTGCTGATGCCAGCAATGACAGAATGGACAAAGAGGGAATGAAAATCACCACTGAAAGACACAATCTTGATCCTCAACATGTTAAAAGCGATCATAAAAGCGATGCTTCCATCACTGCTATCCGCACAGCTGCCAAGGTCCACCCCACATTAGATGCACCAACAAAGCCACTGCTTCGAAAAGAAGTCACAGTGTCTAATGTAGCTATGCTGAGCCGTGGTCCCAGCAACCTTGTTCATTCCATCAACAGTGAGATGAAGAGAAATGAACAGGACGGAATTTGTAAAAGCAGactgccgaattttttttcgCAGAGCTATGGTTCTGATCGAAGGGATGACAGGCATGTCTCGAGCCATGCCTTCAATTTGCCTGTTGTGAAAGCCGCAGTAGATGCAAAAAGCTGGCCAAATGTTTCCGAGGAACCCAGTGCATCTTGCTCAGCCATCGTGAGGCACCGTCCCGACTTCCCTGGCGGCAGCAGTACTGATGAAGCAGAGAAGAGTAAACCGACAAATCCTGCCACTGCAAGTCATCTGTTTGATCCTTCCCAAGGGAGGTACGTTCTCAAGAAAGAAGTCTTGCAAGATGGTGATGAACTTGGCATGAGCGCTGTTCTGTGCACGGTCGTCTGGGTTCCCAAAGGAGGCGCCAACTGA
- the LOC119463412 gene encoding uncharacterized protein LOC119463412 isoform X7: MAPSLRSSAKVPRRAARLATARIEQSSLKYKLLIRQSQWPSSGDLSSQRGVQPSNLQHATQKVPRPTGDSSTQKVPKAVGSHLENSDDDVDVPAQSSKKPKSQESPDRVLQQPVLKSDTEYSDDVDDLVQSRNAKLQKLRDTVPKKPMSKSDAEESDDVDDLAQSKKPGSQESQKVPRKTVLKSDTDDVAHPTHSKKAKLQKSCDRGPQKTVLKSDTEYSDDVDDPTHCKKVKLQKSSDRGPRKTVLKSDTENSDDVDDPTHCKKAKLQKSSDRGPRKTVLKSDTEDSDDIDDPTHSKKAKLQKSCDRGPRKTVLKSDTEDSDDVDDPTHSEEVKSKKLPDQVPRKPTLRSINRANRGMQLRQPGKVDLKRSSRLAGKLKEPQNTCLQCKHSLGETAQTSKVHKATFKPISSSGITPQAHEQVPAGIWHSTTMTIGLPLFRKPDGKTRNRQYKCSVKGCPHTSNDHIGFWLFSLPDEEDEASLHSAWLQSVPIDLDINRPLSPRVCFKHFDVKKDFVSVCKRMVGLKPTAVPSKVPRKGHQSQSMTAAEATQKLEFTIDTDVGRGSQTTTATDRGNELESTTVVAMNHESRPTTGAGKGQESEPVSIVGTAQESQTMTAASMDSESQCTSAITSPPELASDSNSKSAAESWPTLQASPAQLTGENSGAGQLKKDDVCASPVSGSTESTEAAKHCPTVITESLLQTEDTNTGACEPLASGSDSKKCGSTESTEAAKHCPTVVTESLLQTEDTNTGTCEPLASDSDSKKCGSTESTEAAKHCPTVVTESLLQTEDTNTGTCEPLASDSDLKKCGSTESTEAAKHCPTVVTESLLQTEDTNTGTCEPLASDSDSKKCGSTESTEAAKHCPTVVTESLLQTEGTNTGTCEPLASDSDSEKCGSTESTKAAKHCPTVVTESLLQTEDTNTGTCEPLASDSDSEKCGSTESTKAAKHCPTIVTESLLQTEGPNTGTCEPLVSDSDSEKCALESVPMQATNGSKPEEQKRDGACSLASHGPVDDAGSTTASHCASPEGNRDSDVDSNVCGLPKCVPKKMCDALTQPVLVTDNETQDAMLSKLQIDLEAPPQVSKDAVASSVSVQMCSTNKRADASNDRMDKEGMKITTERHNLDPQHVKSDHKSDASITAIRTAAKVHPTLDAPTKPLLRKEVTVSNVAMLSRGPSNLVHSINSEMKRNEQDGICKSRLPNFFSQSYGSDRRDDRHVSSHAFNLPVVKAAVDAKSWPNVSEEPSASCSAIVRHRPDFPGGSSTDEAEKSKPTNPATASHLFDPSQGRYVLKKEVLQDGDELGMSAVLCTVVWVPKGGAN; this comes from the exons ATGGCCCCTTCCCTTCGCAGCTCAG CGAAGGTTCCCAGACGAGCGGCACGACTTGCGACTGCCAGGATAGAGCAGTCAAGCCTCAAGTATAAGTTGCTAATCAGACAATCGCAGTGGCCGAGCAGCGGAGATCTTTCCAGCCAGAGAGGCGTCCAGCCTTCAAACCTGCAACATGCCACGCAGAAGGTACCGAGACCTACTGGTGATTCCTCCACTCAGAAGGTTCCCAAAGCCGTTGGCAGTCATCTCGAAAACTCCGACGATGATGTTGATGTCCCTGCCCAAAGCAGCAAGAAGCCAAAGTCACAAGAATCACCTGATAGGGTGCTGCAGCAACCTGTGCTGAAGTCAGACACCGAATATTCTGATGATGTTGACGACCTGGTCCAAAGCAGGAACGCTAAGTTACAAAAATTGCGTGATACAGTGCCAAAGAAACCCATGTCCAAGTCAGACGCTGAAGAATCTGATGATGTTGATGACCTGGCCCAAAGCAAGAAGCCAGGGTCACAGGAATCACAGAAGGTGCCACGTAAAACCGTGCTCAAGTCAGACACTGATGACGTTGCTCACCCAACCCACAGCAAGAAGGCAAAGTTACAAAAATCATGTGATAGGGGACCACAGAAAACCGTGCTCAAGTCAGACACCGAATACTCTGATGACGTTGACGACCCAACCCACTGCAAGAAGGTAAAGTTACAAAAATCAAGTGATAGGGGGCCACGGAAAACCGTGCTCAAGTCAGACACCGAAAACTCTGATGACGTTGACGACCCAACCCACTGCAAGAAGGCAAAGTTACAAAAATCAAGTGATAGGGGGCCACGGAAAACCGTGCTCAAGTCAGACACCGAAGACTCTGACGACATTGATGACCCAACCCACAGCAAGAAGGCAAAGTTACAAAAGTCATGTGATAGGGGGCCACGGAAAACCGTGCTCAAGTCAGACACAGAAGACTCTGATGACGTGGACGACCCAACCCACAGCGAGGAGGTAAAATCAAAGAAATTGCCTGATCAGGTGCCACGAAAACCTACACTCAGGTCGATTAACAGAGCCAATCGCGGCATGCAATTAAGACAGCCTGGGAAGGTAGACCTTAAGAGATCCAGCAGGCTTGCTGGGAAGCTGAAAGAGCCACAGAACACTTGCCTGCAATGCAAACACAGCCTAGGGGAAACGGCACAAACTAGCAAAG TTCATAAGGCAACGTTCAAGCCGATCAGCAGTTCAGGCATCACCCCACAAGCACACGAACAAGTTCCTGCTGGCATCTGGCACAGTACAACAATGACCATTGGGCTGCCGCTTTTTAGGAAACCGGA TGGCAAGACGAGGAACCGCCAATACAAGTGCTCCGTGAAAGGATGCCCGCACACCTCCAATGATCATATCGGCTTCTGGCTCTTCTCTCTCCCCGATGAAGAAGATGAGGCATCACTGCATTCTGCATGGCTGCAAAGCGTGCCTATTGACTTGGATATCAACAGGCCACTCAGCCCACGTGTGTGCTTTAAGCACTTTGACGTAAAAAAGGACTTTGTGTCGGTGTGCAAACGTATGGTTGGACTCAAGCCAACCGCTGTCCCCTCCAAAGTACCACGAAAGGGCCACCAGAGTCAGTCCATGACAGCTGCTGAAGCAACACAGAAATTAGAGTTCACAATTGACACTGACGTGGGACGTGGATCACAGACCACTACAGCCACTGACAGGGGAAATGAGCTTGAGTCGACTACTGTGGTTGCAATGAACCACGAATCTCGACCTACGACTGGTGCAGGAAAGGGACAGGAATCTGAGCCCGTGTCTATTGTTGGCACAGCGCAGGAGTCGCAGACCATGACTGCTGCTAGCATGGACTCAGAATCACAGTGTACAAGTGCTATCACTTCTCCCCCAGAATTAGCATCAGACAGTAACTCAAAGTCTGCAGCTGAATCGTGGCCCACTCTCCAAGCTTCTCCAGCGCAGTTGACAGGGGAGAATTCAGGGGCAGGACAGCTGAAGAAGGATGATGTTTGTGCTAGTCCAGTATCAGGAAGTACAGAGAGTACAGAAGCAGCCAAGCACTGTCCCACAGTCATCACAGAGTCCCTTCTTCAGACAGAAG ATACAAACACTGGAGCCTGCGAACCTCTGGCCTCTGGCAGTGATTCGAAGAAATGTGGAAGTACAGAGAGTACAGAAGCAGCCAAGCACTGTCCCACAGTCGTCACAGAGTCCCTTCTTCAGACAGAAGATACAAACACTGGAACCTGCGAACCTCTGGCCTCTGACAGTGATTCGAAGAAATGTGGAAGTACAGAGAGTACAGAAGCAGCCAAGCACTGTCCCACAGTCGTCACAGAGTCCCTTCTTCAGACAGAAGATACAAACACTGGAACCTGCGAACCTCTGGCCTCTGACAGTGATTTGAAGAAATGTGGAAGTACAGAGAGTACAGAAGCAGCCAAGCACTGTCCCACAGTCGTCACAGAGTCCCTTCTTCAGACAGAAGATACAAACACTGGAACCTGCGAACCTCTGGCCTCTGACAGTGATTCGAAGAAATGTGGAAGTACAGAGAGTACAGAAGCAGCCAAGCACTGTCCCACAGTCGTCACAGAGTCCCTTCTTCAGACAGAAGGTACAAACACTGGAACCTGCGAACCTCTGGCCTCTGACAGTGATTCGGAGAAATGTGGAAGTACAGAGAGTACAAAAGCAGCCAAGCACTGTCCCACAGTCGTCACAGAGTCCCTTCTTCAGACAGAAGATACAAACACTGGAACCTGCGAACCTCTGGCCTCTGACAGTGATTCGGAGAAATGTGGAAGTACAGAGAGTACAAAAGCAGCCAAGCACTGTCCCACAATCGTCACAGAGTCCCTTCTTCAGACAGAAGGTCCAAACACTGGAACCTGCGAACCTCTGGTCTCTGACAGTGATTCGGAGAAATGTGCCCTTGAATCTGTTCCCATGCAGGCCACCAATGGGTCAAAGCCGGAGGAACAGAAGCGAGATGGTGCCTGTTCTTTGGCCAGTCACGGTCCCGTTGATGATGCAGGCAGCACTACTGCTAGCCATTGTGCAAGCCCAGAAGGCAACCGCGACTCTGATGTCGATTCGAATGTGTGTGGGCTGCCGAAGTGTGTTCCTAAGAAAATGTGCGATGCTTTGACTCAACCTGTTTTAGTTACTGACAATGAGACACAAGATGCCATGCTCAGCAAATTACAAATTGACTTAGAGGCACCGCCACAAGTATCAAAAGATGCTGTAGCATCCTCTGTATCTGTGCAGATGTGTTCTACAAATAAGCGTGCTGATGCCAGCAATGACAGAATGGACAAAGAGGGAATGAAAATCACCACTGAAAGACACAATCTTGATCCTCAACATGTTAAAAGCGATCATAAAAGCGATGCTTCCATCACTGCTATCCGCACAGCTGCCAAGGTCCACCCCACATTAGATGCACCAACAAAGCCACTGCTTCGAAAAGAAGTCACAGTGTCTAATGTAGCTATGCTGAGCCGTGGTCCCAGCAACCTTGTTCATTCCATCAACAGTGAGATGAAGAGAAATGAACAGGACGGAATTTGTAAAAGCAGactgccgaattttttttcgCAGAGCTATGGTTCTGATCGAAGGGATGACAGGCATGTCTCGAGCCATGCCTTCAATTTGCCTGTTGTGAAAGCCGCAGTAGATGCAAAAAGCTGGCCAAATGTTTCCGAGGAACCCAGTGCATCTTGCTCAGCCATCGTGAGGCACCGTCCCGACTTCCCTGGCGGCAGCAGTACTGATGAAGCAGAGAAGAGTAAACCGACAAATCCTGCCACTGCAAGTCATCTGTTTGATCCTTCCCAAGGGAGGTACGTTCTCAAGAAAGAAGTCTTGCAAGATGGTGATGAACTTGGCATGAGCGCTGTTCTGTGCACGGTCGTCTGGGTTCCCAAAGGAGGCGCCAACTGA